The stretch of DNA AGCGATTCGGCGAGCGAGTAATCGCCAGGTAATCCAACGCAGGAAATCAACGCAGTTCCTCCTTCTACCGTTTCGAGGACGTCGCAATGTCTACGCTGGTTTCGATCCGCAATCTCAGGAAGACCTATCAACGCGGTCCGGAAAAGGTGGAGGTGCTGCACGGCATCGACCTGGACATCCCCAAGGGTGACTTCGTCGCACTGATGGGCCCGTCCGGTTCCGGCAAGACCACTTTGCTCAACCTCATCGGCGGCCTCGACTCGCCCAGCGGCGGCGAGATCCAGGTGGAAGGCCAGCGCATCGACACGCTGAGCGGTGGCCAGTTGTCGCAGTGGCGCAGCCACAACGTCGGCTTCGTGTTCCAGTTCTACAACCTGATGCCGACGCTCAACGCGCAGAAGAACGTCGAGCTGCCGCTGCTGCTGACCAAGCTGTCGTCGGCGCAGCGCAAGCGCAACGCCGAGATCGCCCTGCAGCTGGTCGGCCTGGCCGATCGCGGCAAGCACCGCCCGAACGAACTGTCCGGCGGCCAGCAGCAGCGCGTGGCGATCGCCCGCGCGATCGTTTCCGACCCGACCCTGCTGATCTGCGACGAACCGACCGGCGACCTCGACCGCCAGTCCGCCGAGGAGATCCTGGCGCTGCTGCAGTCGCTCAATCGCGACCACGGCAAGACCATCATCATGGTCACCCATGATCCGAAGGCCGCCGATCACGCCCAGCGCACGATCCACCTCGACAAGGGCACCCTGGTCGAGCGTGAGCTGGCAGTGGAGCACTGACACCCAATCGGGAGGCGTCATGAAATACCTGCACCTGATCTGGGCCGCGCTGTTCCGCAGCAAGACCCGCACGTTCCTGACGTTGTTATCGGTGATCACCGCATTCCTGCTGTTCGGGATGCTCGACTCGGTGCGCGTGGCCTTCAACTCCAGCGCCAACGTTGCCGGCTACGACCGCCTGATCACCACCTCCAAGCTGTCGATCACCCAATCGCTGCCGTATCGCCTGCAGACGCAGATCGAACAGGTTCCCGGCGTGGCCAAGGCCTCGTACGCGACCTGGTTCGGTGGCATCTACCAGGATCCGAAGAACTTCTTCCCCAACTTCTCCGTCGGCCCGGGCTACATCGAGCTGTACCCGGAGTACATCATCCCGCCCGACCAGCTCAAGGCGTTCTACGCGACGCGGAACGGCGCCATCGTCGGTGAGGCGCTGGCCAAGCAGCACGGCTGGAAGATCGGCGACACCATTCCGCTGCAGGCGACGATCTTCCCGACCAAGGGCAGCAACAACTGGGAGTTCAAGCTGGTCGGCATCTTCAAGCTCGCCGAGAACAGCCGCAAGGGCGAAGAAAAGCAGTTGATGTTCAACTGGAAGTACTTCGACGAGGCCAACGACTTCAGCAAGGGCCAGGTGCACTGGTACGTGGTCGACCTGGCCAACGCCAACCAGTCGACCCAGGTCGCGCGCGCGATCGATGCGCTGTCGGACAACTCCGACCACGAGACCAAGACCCAGACCGAGCAGGCCTTCAACCAGGCCTTCTTCAAGCAGATCGGTGACATCGGACTGATCGTCACCTCGATCATGGGCGCAGTGTTCTTCACCCTCGTGCTGCTGACCGGCAACACCATGGCGCAGGCGGTGCGTGAGCGCATC from Lysobacter arenosi encodes:
- a CDS encoding ABC transporter ATP-binding protein, with the protein product MSTLVSIRNLRKTYQRGPEKVEVLHGIDLDIPKGDFVALMGPSGSGKTTLLNLIGGLDSPSGGEIQVEGQRIDTLSGGQLSQWRSHNVGFVFQFYNLMPTLNAQKNVELPLLLTKLSSAQRKRNAEIALQLVGLADRGKHRPNELSGGQQQRVAIARAIVSDPTLLICDEPTGDLDRQSAEEILALLQSLNRDHGKTIIMVTHDPKAADHAQRTIHLDKGTLVERELAVEH
- a CDS encoding ABC transporter permease, translating into MKYLHLIWAALFRSKTRTFLTLLSVITAFLLFGMLDSVRVAFNSSANVAGYDRLITTSKLSITQSLPYRLQTQIEQVPGVAKASYATWFGGIYQDPKNFFPNFSVGPGYIELYPEYIIPPDQLKAFYATRNGAIVGEALAKQHGWKIGDTIPLQATIFPTKGSNNWEFKLVGIFKLAENSRKGEEKQLMFNWKYFDEANDFSKGQVHWYVVDLANANQSTQVARAIDALSDNSDHETKTQTEQAFNQAFFKQIGDIGLIVTSIMGAVFFTLVLLTGNTMAQAVRERIPELAVLKTIGFSNRSVLWLVLAEATLLVVLGGLIGLGIAAIVMPAVSAASMGLIQLPHMPSATWLVGIGLMLAIGIGVGLLPALRAMRLNIVDALAGR